The DNA sequence GGACTGCACGGTGGCGGCCGCGCCGGCGGCCTCGGCGGCGGTCGGCAGTTCGGGGTGGAACGCGAAGTGCGGGGAGTGCGCGCCGTCGGCGAGGAGCAGGACGCCGTGCCGGCGGCACAGTGCGCTCAGCGCCGCGATGTCGGCGGTCGTCCCGAAGTAGGTGGGGTGCAGGATCCACAGTGCGACGGCGGATTCGGCGGTCAGCGCCGCCTCGACCCGATCGGCCGGAAGCCCGTGCGCCACAGCGAAATCGGAATCCCACTGTGGTTGCAGCCAGATCGGGCGGGCGCCGGACTGCACCAACCCGGCGAGCACCGACTTGTGGGCGTTGCGCTGCACGAGCACCGGGTCGCCGGGCCGCAGTGCCGACAGGGCGACGGCGATGTTGCCGCCCGTCGACCCCTGCACGAGCATGAAGCTCGCCTTCGCGCCCCACGCGTCGGCGATCAGGGCCTCGGCGTCGCGGATGGGCCCTTCCGGGCAGTGCAGAGTGTCGGTGTCGGGCAGGTTGTTGAGGTCGATCGCCGCGATGTGGTCGCGGAACCACGGGTCCAGGGTGCGGCCGCCCTTGTGGCCGGGGCTGTAGAACGGCGCCTGATCGCGCTCGACGAACCGCCGCAGTGATTCGAACAGCGGAGCGGCGGCGTGCGCGGCGTCAGAGCCCATACACACGCTCGGCGTTGTGCACGCCGATCATGTCGACGATGCGGATGGCGTCGGCCTCGGTGCAGTCGCCGGACCGCACCCATTCGCCCAGCACCTGACCCATCGCGCGGCGCCACAGCACGGAACCGAGCAGGTGCAGTTCGGGCGGGCCGAAGGCATCCGAGGAGTACAGCTGTTTGGCGAACGGCGCGGTGTCGAGGGCTTCGGCGACGACCGACGTCGACCGCGGTCCCAGGTAGTTGATCGCCAGCCCGACGTCGAAGTTGACGTGGTCGAACGCCTGGGCCAGATATCCGGCCTGCCGCTGGAAGGGATAGCAGTGCAGCAGAAGCACCGGCACCGGCGTCATCTCCCGCAGCAGCGGTAGCAGCAGCAGCGGATCGGTGCGGTGTAGGTCCAGGTCGCGGTCGCCGAAGCCGACGTGGACCTGGACGGGCAGCCCCCGTTCGGCGGCCTCGTGCACCCCGAACGCGATCAGCGCCGGGTCGGCGACGCGCAACGCCCCGCCCTCGGCCACCAGTCGGCCGGCCCCTGCGGCGACGTCGGCGTCCGACGGGCGGGACCAGTCGACGTCGAAGCCGATGCGATACGCGGCAATGGTTTTCACGCCGACGGTGCCCTCACGGGCCACGGCGTCGTCCAGCGCCGTCCGGAAGGCCTCGGGGTAAGCGTGCGGTGGGGTGCCCGCCTCGAGGAGGTCTTCGGTCAGCCGTTCCAGCCGCAGGATCTCCGAGGACGCGGCGTCGCTGAGAGCGGTCATCTCCTCCGGCGTGGTGATCAGGTCGCCCTTGAAGCCGGTGTCCACGACCCAGCGCGACACCCCGGACGCCCGCAGAAAGCGCTCGGCGAGCTCGTCGGGGGTGAATTCGGCTCGCCGGGACCAGTATTCATCGGCGCCGGCGAGCGGTTCCAGGTCCAGAACGGGTGCACACCAGCGCCGGATGGCCAGGCCGAGCGGCGAGTCGAACTGTGTCATGAACGCCGGCGCCGGATCGGTGGAGCCCTCGTTGATCGCGGCCTCGAAGTCGGCACGCTCGACGGGCTGGTTGAACGTGCCGTGGACGTGGTGGTCGATCAGGTCGACGTCCTGCAGGTGCTCGGCGAGGGCGTCGGGCACGTCGTCCCTCACCCCGGCGAACACGTCGGTGCGGTCACCAACCGGCATACTTCGCGACCTCCTCGTCGTCGACCTTCCCGGCGGCCGCATCGGCGATCGCCGCGCCCAGGATCTCGGCCGCCCGGACCGCCTCGGCGTCGGTGAGGATCAGCGGCGGCGTGATCTCCAGGACGTTGCCGCCAACGTAGTAGACGACCGCGCCGAGTTCCCACGCGCGGTAGACGACCTGTGCGGCGAGTCGGGGATCGGGTGCCCCGGTGGCGGAATCGACGAGTTCCAGCCCGATGGCCAGGCCGCGGCCGCGGATGTCGCCGATCCGGTCGGCTCCCGGCGAACCCGCCAATGCGCGCAGTGAATCCTGAAGCAACGTACCGGTCTTCGCGGCGCGGTCGGCCAACTGTTCGGTGACGATCGTGTCGAGCACCGCCCGCCCGACGGCCGTGCAGACCGGGTTGCCCGCGGTGGTCAGCAGTGCTGACGCCGGCGGTGCGTCGAGGATCTCGGCCGGTCCCACCGCCGCCGACAACGGCAGCCCGCCGCCGAGCACCTTGCCGAACGTCACGATCTCCGGCACCACCCCGTCGTGCTCGAACGCGTGCAGGGTGCCGGGTCTGCCGAGACCCATCTTCACCTCGTCGCAGATCATCGGCACACCGTGGGCGCGGCACAGTTCGTGGATCCGGCGCAAGAACCCGTCCGGCGGCACCACGAGCCCGCCGTCGGAGAGGATGGGTTCGACGATGAAACACGCTATCGACCCGCCGGCGAGGTACCGCTCCGCGAGCTCCAGGCAGTCCACGACGTCCTGCTCGATGCCGGAGTGGCCGGGGCGGAACGGATTCGGATAGGGCAGGAACACCGAATCGGGATCCGCGGCGACACCGGCGTCGACGTGCACACCCGATACGCCCATCGCCACCCCGACACCGCCGTGGTAGCTGTGCTCGAAGGACAGCACGGTCCGCCTGGCGCCGGCGTGCCTGCAGGCGCGCAGGGCGACGTCGTTGGCGTCCGACCCGGCGTGGCCGAGGTAGACCCGGCGCTCACCGTCACCGGGAACCAGTGCCAGCAGATCCTCGGCCAGGCCGACGGAATCCGGGTGCACCGCGGACAGTCCGCCCGCCCCCGGTGCAGCGCGCACCGCCCGGGTGACCGCCTCGACGATCGCCGGGTGGCCGTGTCCGAGCCCCGATGCCGTCCAGGTCGCCGAGAGGTCGAGCAGTTGCCTGCCGTCGGGGGTGGTCAGCGTCGACCCCTGCCCGGAGACCACCTCGAGCGGGAAGAACCGCAGCTTCTCGATGCCGGCGAGGACCGCGGCGTCCCGCTCGTAGAGGGTGCTCATCGGGCAGCCGGTCGTCCGTCCTCCTCGGGCTCCAACGGCGGGGTGAGCTCCAGCTCGTGGGCCAGAGACTGACCCACCCGCTTGGCGATCCCGGACGCGGCCAGCGCGATGATCAAACCGGTCGCGCACCAATACAGCCCGAGCAGCGGTGCCGCTGACCAGCTTTCGGCGTCCTTGACGTTGAACCACAGCACCACCGCGATCACCACCGCACCGAGCAGCGGCAGGACCAGGCCGAGGACCTTCCCCGTGCCGCCGTGCACACCGGCGAACCTCGGTGCCCCGACGAACCAAGCCGCGGCCATCTCGACCAGCAGGTAACACACCATCAGGCACACCGAACCGGCGACCGCGAACAGGAAGTAGGTGTCGATCGCGGCGTTGCCGGTACCCATGTCGGGCCAGCCGATGGCACCGCAGAGCAGGTCGACCACGAGGGCGACCCCGACCACCAGCCAGGTGGCCCGGCGCGGCCCACCCGTCTGGGCGTTGATCTGCGCCAACCACTTCGGGCCGAAACCGTCGCGCCCGAATGCGAAGAGCATGCGGCCGGAGGTGGCGGACGTGGCGAGGTGGCAGCCGAACGCCGCGACCGTCGCGGTGAAGATGATGAGCAGGCTGAACCACTGCCCGACGTAGCTACTGCCCAGGTCGCCCAAGGTGTTTCCCGAACCCTGAAACGCCGCCAGACCGGCCTCGTCGGTGCCGAATCCGATGACCTGCGCGAACATCACGACCACGAACAGCACACCGGTCAGCAGCAGGGTGCCGCCGAGTGCACGAGGGATGTTGCGGCCGGGGTTGTCGGTCTCCTCGCCCATCGATGCGCACGCCTCGAAACCCGCCCAGGACAGGAAGGCCGCGACCACACCACTGAGCACCGCGGAGGCCGAGACGCCGTCGAACGTGAACACGCTGACGTCGATACCCGTCGTCGGCGCGCCGCCCTTGATGAAGATCACCGCGACGAGCACCACCATGGCCAGGATCCCGATGCCTTCGATCCCCAGCAGCACCTTTGCGAGCAGCCGCACGTCGCGGCCCGCCAACAGGAATGAGATGACCGCGCCCACGAGGACGACCAGCAGCCACGGCACCTGGAAAGGGTCGTCGGTGCCGGGTTGCAGCTGCGCGATGAACGCGTTGGTGAACGCCGCGGTCAGCGCGAGAGTGCCGATCGAGAAGCCGACGTAGGCGCCCAGCATGGCGAAACCGGAGAAGAAGCCGGCCCGCGGCCCGATCGTCCCGCCCACCAGCCCGTAGGCCGAGCCGGCGTGGTTGAGGTGGCGGGTGAGCCGCACGAAGCTGTAGCCGACCAGCGACACCCCGACCAGACCGATGAGGAACACCAGCGGGATGGCCTTGCCGACGGTGCCGATCAGCCCCTGCCCGTTGCCGGACATCGCCAGGGTCGGCCCCACGAGCGCCACTGACATGGCCAGCGCCACCCAGAACGGCAGGCGGCGGTGGGGCAGTTGGTCGGTGTCGGGCGGCAGTACTGAGTTGGTCATCCGGGTTCCTCTCGACGGGGGTCAGCAGCTCCAGGCGAGGCGCAGGGCCTGGGTGGTTTCGGCGGGCGGGCGGTCGCCGTAGGTGGTGAGCTCGTGGCGGCGCACGGCGGCCAGCCCCTCGATGATCGGCGGGGTGAGGAGTTCGGCGGCGGTCGTGGACCGCTCGAGTGCCTCGATCGCGGACCGCTGGTCGGTGGGCAGCGGCGGAGGCGTCGCCTCGGACCGCCGCGGATCCTCCGGTATCTCGGGCGGCAAGGTGAGTTGCCGGTCGATACCGCGCAGCGCGCTGCCCAGGAATGCGGCGGCGGCCAGGTAGGGGTTCGCGCTGGGGTCGACGAGTTTCAGTTCGGCGTTGGCGCCGTGGGGATTTCCCGGGGTGGCGGCGATGAAGCGCACGGCGGCCTCCCGGTTCTCCAGACCCCAGCACGCCGCCGCGCCCGCCCAGTTCCCCGGCTTGAGCCGCTGCGCCGACAGCGCCGAGCCGGCGTACACGCCGATCAGATCAGGCATCGTGTCGAGGACCCCGGCGATCGCCGCGCCGCCGCGGGGCCGGATACCGTACGGGCCGTCGCCACCGGAGAACAGCGGACCGCCGGCGTCGGCGAGCGAGAGGTGCACGTGCGCACCGTTGCCCGCGGCGCCGGCGAACGGTACCGGCGAGAACGAGATCTTCATCCCGTGCCGGGCGGCGGCCCGGCCGATCACGATGCGCGCCAGGATGACCGCGTCGGCGGTCTCCACGGCACTGGCGGGAGCCAGTGACATCTCGAGTTGGTCGTGCCCGTACTCGGTGTGCAGCTGTTCGACCGCCAAGCCCGCCTTCTCCGCCGCGGTCATCAGGTCGACGAGGAACGCCGAGCGGTCCAGCGACGTGCGGATGCCGTACGGCGACCACGGATCGTTCGACGCGGGTCCGGAGTCCGGGGACAGCATCGTGCATTCCAGTTCGCCGCCGAGGCCACGTCGATGGTCGCCGGTGTGCCCAGCATGCCGATCTTGACGACGTCGAGGTCATAGGCCGCCGTCGCCGCCTCGCGGTTGCTGGGTGTCGTGTCCGCTGTTCCGGTGTCCGTGTCGGAGGCGGTCGGCGCGCCGACCCTGAAGGACTTCCTTGCGCTGACAAAGATCCACGGTGACGGGTGGGGTATCGCCGCTGTCGAGGCGCCCGGCCAGCCGCCGGCGGTCGAGGTCTCGGCGGGCAGCGCATTCGACGACCCGGCGTTCGACGCGGCCACCACCGGGCGCCGTGCGCTGGCGAGCATGGTGCACCTGCGCTGGGCGACCAACGGCCTGGCGGTACGCCCCGAGAACTCCCACCCGTTTCTCGCCGACGGGATCGCGATGGCCCACAACGGATCGATCAAACCGATGGCCCCGCTGGACGGCCTGCTCGAGCCCGACGTCGCCGCGACGTTGCTCGGCACCACCGACAGCGAGCGCTATTTCGCGCTGATCCGCCAGCACCGCCGCACCGCGCCGACGCTGGCCGAGGCGGTGCGCCGCGCCGTGGCCCAGCTGCGGCACCGCTACCCCGAGGCCAGCCTCAACGCGCTGCTGCTCGGCGAGGGCCAGCTCATCGCCGTCGACGCGCACGCCCGCAGCAGCCTGCCCGCCGAGGACATCGAGGAGATCACCGCTGCCGACCTGCCGACCGAACACCTCGAGGACTACTTCGCGCTGCGGTGGGCGCGCCCCGACGAGCGCACGGTGGTCATCGGGTCGACGGGTTTCGGCGCCCTCGACTGGCAGCCGCTGCCGCCGGAGTGCGTCACCGCGGTGTCGATCGACGATCTCTCGATGACCCTGCATCCGCTCGTGACAGATTGAGTCCGTGACCGCCCGCACCGGTGAGACCGTCGCTGCGCTGACCTCTTCGGCGTTGTCGGCGCTGTCGCGGGCCGAGCGCCGGGTCGGTCGCGCCCTGCTGGCGGACTACCCGAGCGCGGGGCTGGCGAGCGCCGCGCGACTCGCCGAGCGGGCCGAGGTCAGTCCGCCCACAGTGCTGCGATTCGCCCAATCCCTGGGTTTCGACGGATTCGCCGACCTGCAGGCCGCGCTGCGCGCCGAGATCTCGGCCATGTCGAACGGTCCCATCACCCGGCTGCCGGACGCCCCCGCCGCGGGCAGCCTGCTCGACCGGCTGCTGCGCCAGGCCCGCGCCCAGAACGAGCGCGCCCAGGAGACACTGGCCATGCTGCCCGATGCGGCGCTGGAGGCGGCGGTGACGCTGCTGGCCGATCAGGCCCGGCCGCTCTACCTGCACGGCGGCCGGTTCTCGCTGCTGCTGGCCCAGCACCTTGCCGCCCACCTGGAACAGTTGCGCCCGGGGGTCCGCCTGCTGGCCGAACCGTCGGGACGCGACCTCGGCGCGATGATGGAGCTGACCCGGCGCGACGTCCTCGTGCTGTTCGATTACCACCGTTACCAGTCCAGCGCCGTCGACGTGGCGGCCCGCTTCCACCGGGCCGGCGCCGCCGTCGTGCTCATCACCGACGACCTGGCCTGTCCGGCGGCTCCGGACGCCGAGGTGGTCCTGGCCGCATCGAGCACCGTCGGCACGGTCTACCAGAGCATGGCCGCCGGGTTCCTGCTCACCGAACTGCTCCTGCCGCTGGTGATGGACGCGATCGGCGAGTCGGCGCGTACCCGGATGGCGCTGTGGGAGGAGCAGCGCCGCGGTGAACTCCTGCCGTGAGCGTGCCTCCTGAGTCCGCCCCCGCACCGCCGATTGCTTACCCTGGAGCAATGCCCGGTGGAACCAAGCGTTTGCCACGCGCGGTGCGCGAGCAGCAGATGCTCGATGCGGCCGTGCAGATGTTCTCCGTGAACGGCTATCACGAGACGTCGATGGACGCCATCGCCGCGGAGGCGCAGATCTCCAAACCGATGCTCTACCTCTACTACGGGTCCAAAGAAGAACTCTTCGGCGCCTGTCTGGACCGCGAGCTCAGCCGGTTCGTCGACGAGGTGCGCAGCAAGATCGACTTCACGCAGGGCGCGCGGGACCTGCTGCGCAACGCGGTGCTGTCGTTCCTGACCTACATCGACACCAACCGCGCCTCGTGGATCGTGCTGTACACGCAGGCGACCAGTTCGCAGGCGTTCGCCCACACCGTCCGCGAAGGTCGTGAACGGATCATCGAACTGGTCAGTCGCCTGCTACGCGAGGGCACCCGCCATCCGGAACCGGACACCGATTTCGAGATGATGGCCGTCGCGCTCGTCGGCGCGGGCGAGGCGATCGCCACCCGGGTCAGTACCGGCGACGCCGACGTCGACGAGGCCGCCGAGCTGATGATCAACCTGTTCTGGCGTGGTCTGAAGGGCACCCCGTCCGACGCCGGGCCAGAACGCAGCGACCAGGGAGTCGCCCAGGACGCCGCGGTCGTGTCGAACTAGACCGCTCGGCCTTCGATCAGGCTGATCGGGGCGACGGTCGGCACCACTCGGCTGAGCCGGAACCCGGCCTGCTCGAAGAGTTCTCGGTACTCCGCCTCGGTCCGCTCCCGGGCGCCGGTGGCCATCAGCATCTCCATATCCGTCCAGTTGCCGATGAACTGACGGGGGCGTTCGGGGATGACGAATTCGGCCAGCAGCACGACGGCGCCGGCGTTCGCCGCGGCGCGGATGTTGCGCAGGATGGTCAGCGCCTGGTGGTCCGGCCAGTCGTGGATGACGTTCTTGGCGACGTAGGCGTCCGCACCCGCGGGCACACTGTCGAAGAACGAACCGCCGACGATCTCGACCCGGTCGGCCACACCGTGTCTGGCGAGCAGATCGGGCGCGCCCTCGACGACCTGGGGAAGGTCGTAGAGCACGCCGCGCGCCGACGGGGTGGCCGCCAGGATCGCCGCGAGGAAGCGGCCGTGGCCGCCGCCGACATCGACGATCCTGGCGTAGGGGCTGAAGTCGTAGGC is a window from the Mycolicibacterium litorale genome containing:
- a CDS encoding amidohydrolase family protein; this translates as MPVGDRTDVFAGVRDDVPDALAEHLQDVDLIDHHVHGTFNQPVERADFEAAINEGSTDPAPAFMTQFDSPLGLAIRRWCAPVLDLEPLAGADEYWSRRAEFTPDELAERFLRASGVSRWVVDTGFKGDLITTPEEMTALSDAASSEILRLERLTEDLLEAGTPPHAYPEAFRTALDDAVAREGTVGVKTIAAYRIGFDVDWSRPSDADVAAGAGRLVAEGGALRVADPALIAFGVHEAAERGLPVQVHVGFGDRDLDLHRTDPLLLLPLLREMTPVPVLLLHCYPFQRQAGYLAQAFDHVNFDVGLAINYLGPRSTSVVAEALDTAPFAKQLYSSDAFGPPELHLLGSVLWRRAMGQVLGEWVRSGDCTEADAIRIVDMIGVHNAERVYGL
- a CDS encoding aspartate aminotransferase family protein, yielding MSTLYERDAAVLAGIEKLRFFPLEVVSGQGSTLTTPDGRQLLDLSATWTASGLGHGHPAIVEAVTRAVRAAPGAGGLSAVHPDSVGLAEDLLALVPGDGERRVYLGHAGSDANDVALRACRHAGARRTVLSFEHSYHGGVGVAMGVSGVHVDAGVAADPDSVFLPYPNPFRPGHSGIEQDVVDCLELAERYLAGGSIACFIVEPILSDGGLVVPPDGFLRRIHELCRAHGVPMICDEVKMGLGRPGTLHAFEHDGVVPEIVTFGKVLGGGLPLSAAVGPAEILDAPPASALLTTAGNPVCTAVGRAVLDTIVTEQLADRAAKTGTLLQDSLRALAGSPGADRIGDIRGRGLAIGLELVDSATGAPDPRLAAQVVYRAWELGAVVYYVGGNVLEITPPLILTDAEAVRAAEILGAAIADAAAGKVDDEEVAKYAGW
- a CDS encoding APC family permease, giving the protein MTNSVLPPDTDQLPHRRLPFWVALAMSVALVGPTLAMSGNGQGLIGTVGKAIPLVFLIGLVGVSLVGYSFVRLTRHLNHAGSAYGLVGGTIGPRAGFFSGFAMLGAYVGFSIGTLALTAAFTNAFIAQLQPGTDDPFQVPWLLVVLVGAVISFLLAGRDVRLLAKVLLGIEGIGILAMVVLVAVIFIKGGAPTTGIDVSVFTFDGVSASAVLSGVVAAFLSWAGFEACASMGEETDNPGRNIPRALGGTLLLTGVLFVVVMFAQVIGFGTDEAGLAAFQGSGNTLGDLGSSYVGQWFSLLIIFTATVAAFGCHLATSATSGRMLFAFGRDGFGPKWLAQINAQTGGPRRATWLVVGVALVVDLLCGAIGWPDMGTGNAAIDTYFLFAVAGSVCLMVCYLLVEMAAAWFVGAPRFAGVHGGTGKVLGLVLPLLGAVVIAVVLWFNVKDAESWSAAPLLGLYWCATGLIIALAASGIAKRVGQSLAHELELTPPLEPEEDGRPAAR
- a CDS encoding glutamine synthetase family protein, translating into MLSPDSGPASNDPWSPYGIRTSLDRSAFLVDLMTAAEKAGLAVEQLHTEYGHDQLEMSLAPASAVETADAVILARIVIGRAAARHGMKISFSPVPFAGAAGNGAHVHLSLADAGGPLFSGGDGPYGIRPRGGAAIAGVLDTMPDLIGVYAGSALSAQRLKPGNWAGAAACWGLENREAAVRFIAATPGNPHGANAELKLVDPSANPYLAAAAFLGSALRGIDRQLTLPPEIPEDPRRSEATPPPLPTDQRSAIEALERSTTAAELLTPPIIEGLAAVRRHELTTYGDRPPAETTQALRLAWSC
- a CDS encoding class II glutamine amidotransferase, whose translation is MSVSEAVGAPTLKDFLALTKIHGDGWGIAAVEAPGQPPAVEVSAGSAFDDPAFDAATTGRRALASMVHLRWATNGLAVRPENSHPFLADGIAMAHNGSIKPMAPLDGLLEPDVAATLLGTTDSERYFALIRQHRRTAPTLAEAVRRAVAQLRHRYPEASLNALLLGEGQLIAVDAHARSSLPAEDIEEITAADLPTEHLEDYFALRWARPDERTVVIGSTGFGALDWQPLPPECVTAVSIDDLSMTLHPLVTD
- a CDS encoding MurR/RpiR family transcriptional regulator; the encoded protein is MTARTGETVAALTSSALSALSRAERRVGRALLADYPSAGLASAARLAERAEVSPPTVLRFAQSLGFDGFADLQAALRAEISAMSNGPITRLPDAPAAGSLLDRLLRQARAQNERAQETLAMLPDAALEAAVTLLADQARPLYLHGGRFSLLLAQHLAAHLEQLRPGVRLLAEPSGRDLGAMMELTRRDVLVLFDYHRYQSSAVDVAARFHRAGAAVVLITDDLACPAAPDAEVVLAASSTVGTVYQSMAAGFLLTELLLPLVMDAIGESARTRMALWEEQRRGELLP
- a CDS encoding TetR/AcrR family transcriptional regulator, yielding MPGGTKRLPRAVREQQMLDAAVQMFSVNGYHETSMDAIAAEAQISKPMLYLYYGSKEELFGACLDRELSRFVDEVRSKIDFTQGARDLLRNAVLSFLTYIDTNRASWIVLYTQATSSQAFAHTVREGRERIIELVSRLLREGTRHPEPDTDFEMMAVALVGAGEAIATRVSTGDADVDEAAELMINLFWRGLKGTPSDAGPERSDQGVAQDAAVVSN